In Tenebrio molitor chromosome 1, icTenMoli1.1, whole genome shotgun sequence, the sequence CTCTGCAAGCCAAATAGCTGATGGCAAATAGTAGTGTATCCCCATAGTAAGAGGCCATATACAAAAGTGTGATTCGCAAATTccaaaatagatatttttcaGATATTCTGGATTGTTGATTTTTGAGATTTCTTAAGAGAAAGATATTTTTACTTACTTTTTCTGCAACTGAATCCCCATGTAAGTATATTCCAACAGAACTTTGGCTCAAGATAAAACCCGAGGAAATTTGCTGAGGTTTGACAATTTTCTGGCGTCACAGGTTTTCGTAAAGAGAATAACATATTTTGTGATTTGTAAACGTTAAGGCATAGTTCATTAGCCTGAAACCACTCCAAGGCTTCATTTAAGGTTGACTCATAAATTATCGGTATCGACTCGTAAGtcgttactttatttttcacagTTGTATCGTCTGCGTATAACCCACTGGCCGATTTCAGTGATAGTTGTAAGtcgtttataaatattatgaaaAGTAGTGGACCCAGTATTGATCCTTGAGAAACCCCTTGATTATCTGGCAAGCAGTTAGatgatttgtttttaaactttACGACCTGGTATCTATCTGCTAAATATGACTCCAGCAGTTTACAGCTTTTAGGGTGTAAATTATAAGATGGGAGAAGAATTCACTGTAGTAAGGATTACATTTGTGGTTAAATATGGTAGAATCAATatctgtacaattttttttaaattttatttcttagtACATACTACCTCTTCAGTATTATTTCTTGTGAGATGTTGTAGCGTTATCAGAACAAATAAAGTTAATATTAATAACAAAGAATTTCTATAATACTTACTTCCAAtagtttgttttaataataattgctgCAACTCAAAATACACGTTTCAGAGAACAAAGAAATCTGAACTACACTGTTATTGTAAAtacactcgtttcactcgcgttttaaactgacccactcatgccaaaaaaaaagcccaattcaCACACGaattcgttaaataaactatcgactctccaacgacAACtgcgacgccaaatttaaaagaacACCTTTTATAGCTTAATTGCCGCTGTAAAGTAAATCTAGTCGAAGTGGTGAGTAATGTAGATGGAAAGTATAGTGGTCCCAGAGCTGCAGGGATTTAatggcagggcaatagtaattattacgcctATTGAGATGCCGATAAGCGACTTAAGCAGACCCCTGTCATCCTGTCAATCATTACTTTCGTTCTgtacctgtcagtttacagggtagtatACTTCACCcaaagtagtaattttatggattttggtcgataatttcttttacaattttggggtCACTTTTATTACCAACTTGAAGTGAGTtataaatcttttatttttgcaaacagGAAACGGTCTCAGTACGGTCCTCAAAATGGACCATTGGAGACGAGGGAGATAGAGCCCAGTCGCGCGACGGGTGTCAAAAGcttattgccctgccataactGACCCCCTCAAGTTAATGTACTCCATCCCTCATCaaatcactatatttctgggtCTACTTGAACGAATTTACGATTATGGGTTGTACCtgcggtttaaacctattgtcggtgtcgttaacgtttatacaataGTACTCTGCCATAAAATCGCGGCAGCTCTAGGATAGTGATCCTAGAGCTGCCGCGATTTTATAGGTATAGTATAGTGGCCTACCTACAGATTTTATTTACCTATTCTGAATTTATCAGGACCATCTGACgaaatttctttttatatGTAGATTCAATACAAAAAAGTAGGTACTCTGGAAATATTTGCAACAGAGGGCCCCGAGTGCAGGGTGTACCtacatacgagtatgtacTTCAGTCAAATAATGGTTAGAAATTGTGTGGTTTTGTCTGTAGGAAATGATTTCTACGAACTACAACTAGGGATAAAAGTTCGAAGTGTTAGCGCTATTCTACCAGTATGATAGATTTGAATTTACTATTCTTAAAGAGAAATGTATCAATTTTAAttgcccttggtgcaaagaagccaaatttcattaatgtcatcggaaaccgacttattgaggaatcaggcgattcaaaatcaaagaaattcctttttgaaaaGATTTcctttgccattcaacgtggaaacgctgcaagcattcggggcacttttccagattctgcataattatcggaaatttttgtattgtaaaccaaaaatgttatgtacttaagtTGAATAGAAAAATGTCGGACAACGACATATCATTAAAAACGGCATCCTGAAGTCAATTTAACTTGTCACTGAACATTTAAACAGACTTATATCTTCTGTAACTCCAAATATCAtacgtaaaagtaaaaaagctTCTCAGTGTAGAAGACAATATTTGTTTATGTGACTTGTTAAAATTAGAGAAAATGCTTACAATTGGGTACAGGGTACAGGTTACAACATATGTAATATTTACATATTGTCATGATTAATTTGGTAAAGCGCATGTAAAGCGTTAAAAGTGagataaagaaaattatttgtctTAGCTAGTTTCTTAAGAAAATACCTACTCGTATCTAGGACTGGCCGGCCACATCCCGATTTAcagataaattattatatatttCTGGGTTTGGCTTAGGTCATTTCCTGAACTGGATAGGCTTCGTGGAAGTTACGTGAACTTTGTTTATAGACAGTGGAAACATTTTcgaataattgaaatttatatcatttttagaaaatcattaaaaaatgtgggGCGGGTAGGCACATAAGTAAGTCGTACTCGTTAAAATCTTTGTAagatttattttcataaattattaataaaacaaaatatcgaaataaagtaatattttacaatttattcaCTTGATATGTTATTATTACTtgacataataattattaattgcagaaatttaaatgcacaACAACTAAATCACAAAAGGATTATTGCAAagagttattttaaatttgtgccaCTTACATTATGTTGGAATGTTTCAATACTTTAGCAGTGAATATGTTAATTAAGAAACATATAGTTTCTAGTAGGTAGTTGAAAGTTTTACACGTACAATACTAAGCAGAAGATATGGCtaaataaaatagtaatttgCTATAATGTAGGTGAAGCTTATTggcacattaaaaaaatatgtaaattgaTGATTACCTTAAAAAAACATGACTCGTAAAATTTGTGACTGTAGATGGTACATCTTCGAGCGTACAATCTTCAGCgagtaaaataaacaagagtgAAACGGAAATAAcgttacattattttttggtAACTAGAAAAGTTTTATTTCTATAGATAGACATCACTTATAAAGCATAGGAGCGCATCGTTAAAATACTATCTAATGTCAAAGATATACTGTTTAGAATGCTTATTTCGTTACATCTTTTTTCCATCATAAGCTCCTTTTTGTGACATCGTAAAGtcgttgaaaatattttacttaggCGCCTCAATTGACTAgtaaatataattatataaCACTGATATTATTACTTTTACAATATTATCTATACATTGTCTTGAATTATTGTGCCTTGTGAAAGAGTTATATAACAAATGGGTAAAGCATGGATAGGTACACATCGTTTGTATTAACAGActctttaaaaaatagattcaccttataaattatttgctaatttatgatttttttacacTGATTACTCTCAAATGCGAATAAATAATGTGAATCACCTTAAATTCTAGACTGGTGTATGTTTTACAAATCAAATCTGTTAATAAAAACAGATACTAAAATAGAGATAAGCTAACTGAATTTACAACTtcgttatgaaataaaaatgaaacatatattttttaaataaaaatagatattATCACCCTGTGTTCTATATACATAAATGTTGATCCCTCTATATCTAACCAGTCTTCCTAAACTACGTAGGAGCGTAACCTAAATTTTTTCTCTGCAAGAATATGTGTATCTCTCTAAAACTTGGCCTTTCGACATCCTTACGTCTCCAGCATTCTAGCATTAAATCATAAATATCCTTGCTAGCGGTAGGTCGAGGTAGATACATATACTGTCCGTCATCACAGTGCATGTGTGCTAAGTTCTCCATCACTTCAGGGTCTGGTAAGGAATCATAAGGCGGTCTTCGACACAACGACAATATCTCCCACAGAGTAACAGCAAAAGCCCATACGTCACTCTTTGTTGTGTACTTGGCTTGATACACAGATTCCCAAGCCATCCACCGTATCGGGAGCGGTGTATTTCCATCAACTTTGTAATAGTCATTGATGTAAACTTCGTTGTAAGTACCAAAATCGCATATTTTAATCTGATATCCTTTTCCTACTAAACAATTTCTCGTCGCTAAATCTCGATGTACAAAATTAAGGGACTCCAAATAACGCATGCCCGAAGCTATTTGAGCACCCATATATAAAAGGCAATTAAACGAAAGTGACTTAACACCATAAGGTAAACTGCTATTGTTCTCTGCGGCAACATGTGTTTTTAGAAATTGACACAAATCACCGTGATCCAAGTACTCCATCACCACGCAGATCGGTTCCTCTTGACTGCAAATGCCCAACACGCGAGCTATGTTGGGATCCTCCAGTGCAGCCAAAATTCGTACATCTCGGTAAAAGTCTTTCctgaaaacaaattaataaaactcgTTGTTTTTACCCAAACAGGACAACAACATGTACTTTTCTTTTTCCGTAGCATTTTCGCCCAAGAATTTAATGGCCACTAATCTCGTCCCTATGGATATCGAAGAAGAGTACTCAGCTATACCATCTGCTTCCGCGATATAAACCTAAAAGTCATAAGATACAGTTGAAGTCAATCAAGAAGACCGACGACGTACAGTTCCGAAAGCTCCCTCGGACAGTTTTGATAACATTCGTAATCGATGCCTCGGAAATTCCATAAGTTGTGTGTCATCCAAGCGCTTCTTCAATGCTGTTAGAGCTTCTTGTTGTGTAGGCGACTGAAAATTGTAAATCTCAGTTGAATAGTCAAATGGGCGTTCATGCGCGTACCTTTTTTCCTTCACTGTGACTATTCCTGGAGTTCATCTTTTGACTTTTTAGAGAAACACTACTTATTCTACTTCTAGTCATTGGTAACGTGTTATCTGAACCAAGTAGCGGAAGAGTTCCGGGTTCGGGTATTGCGTAGTCATAGGCATCTAAAAATATAGTAATACCAATTAATCGAAGTGCAATGTGTtaactaaataaaatatcataacaaaaaaaaacaaattagataTGAtctaaattaaaagtaaaaaaaaagagaatgaTTGTAGATTTTTACCTATCTGCTGTATGGGGCATTTCTTAATACTGTTGGGCATTACATCTTGCATTTCCATTACAACAGAACTGTAACTGTAGTACGGGGCGTACTTTAAAGCTTGATATGGCTCTTGATATTCATTATTTTCACTCATGTGCCCAGGATGCGGCAAAGGCAAAGTGGATCTCAAACTCGACTTCAAAGTACCGTGACTTCTTCGGTAATCTTCGATTTCTGTAACGCCGTAGGCTTCAATGGAACTGCCCTTTTCACTCATCCCAAGCACAGATTCTGGTTGAAGATGCGGTAAAGTGTCGCCCGGAAATCCAATATTCGATGAGTTAGGACTTCGGAAGAATTTTCGGTTTCGGAAGCGGTGGATGATTAAATATATTACACCACCTAACAAGAGGATAATAAATGCTAAACCAATCACGATGATTGTCAAATACGCCGGTTCGTTTATCTTATTGGGAACCGGAATTTCGATTTTATGTTCATGATGTCTGTCGCCACTGTGACCCTTAACTGAAGGGACAGTGGTCGGCTCTGATTCCACCGTAAAGTTTCCGTGAGCAACAACAGAATCAAAAGTTATTTCGCTAACGAGCAACCACTTTGCGGCGAAATGTAGCTGTATTTTAACAAAACGTCCGACTCTGTGATGCAGCTTAATGGATATATTTCGCGCATTTTCAAATATCCGGTCTTCCATATATTCGTATGTGATCGGTTCACCTTTAAACCGCTTTCCTCCTACACTAAACATAACTTTGGCATGTGAAAATACTTGAACATCTTTCGTGAATTGATTATTGCAGAATATGTGTACCGCAGAAAATTCACGAACTCGGTCGAATTCGAACTTAATTTCTATTGGCTTATTCTGACGAGTGTCGTTTTTCCATCCGACCCACGTTTGTCCCTCGTTATaaaaatcggttttgaaatcatCGTGCCCGAATTTTCCATCGATCAGTTGACCCAAGCCGTGTTTTAATTCATCTCCGTCCCAGTGTCCGTCATATCCAAAATCGTAGAATTCCCAGTTTGATCCCCTTTTGTCGCCTTGCGGCATGGAGTAGCTGACTATGCCATCCGTCCACCGGCAACCATACAGTTCCACCCTCATGCAGACTGTTCTTTTGTGATAACTGTATGGATAAAATCGAATCTTGCTTCCCCAGATTGGCGGATCCAGATCTTTCTTCGATTCCAAATACGTATTGATGTTGGCTGTCAGTACCTGAAAGACGAACACGTACTGAAGCAATCAAAAGACAATCACAAGGATGTTTGTTGCAGAAAATAGCACAGTCGCATTTCAGACCTGTTTTACTATAATCAAAtggaatacatatttaaatcaCAAAGAACGTCTACAGGAAAACCAGTGCGAGTAGAGTGTATGGTAGTTTCCAAAGCTTTTACGACCTGCTGGAGACATGGCTATTGTTATCAACCCCTTGCCCCCTTACGGTTATTATATCTACCTCAACACGAGAACTCTAATTTTCCTGAGTCACGCGAATGATTGTCGATTTGGCGCCCTTTTTCCACGCTAGTTTAATTTTGGCTAGACTTGAAAAGAAAGTatgtaataaacatttatttaacaaatacatatgtaaGTATGATTATGTACTTTTAACAATTCTTATCACACCCGCAATGTCGCTTTTGATTGTTCTCCGCATGTGGCGGCTGTTTTTGTGCGGGCGGTTCTTTTAGGCAGGCTTCTTTTGTGTCCTTATTATTACATTACAGGGAGAACGTGCAAAGACTtgaaagaaattttgtttgtataaaaaataattattatgtaaatatGCATTTTACTTTCCACTCCTAATCTTTTTCAGGTGTCCCTTGAATTTTTTAGGTTCCTGTTTTACGACGGGGTGTTTCTCGTTCTCACAAACATTTACGACATGatgcaaataaataattcacttTTAATGactgaaaatattaattttgtatttaacaATGTAATCCACAAAagtaaaattgcttttatggTACCAAGcgtctggtttataaataaaaattgttcacataattttttatctgCTTAAATTATATTGTATTTCGATTTTAATTAAGGATAACATGTTTTTCGGGTTGCATGTCTTCACGTAAGGCGACTCGGAAATAATTCTGTCTGTGAAAAAGGAAGGTGAGGCAgatcatttttataaaataaaacgtaGAGTTCAAGATAAACGACAGAAAACTGAAAACTGTAGAAACGCTTTAATGGTATGTCAGACGAGTATTTCTACTTTGAATAATGGTTTctgataaatttttatttgcacttATCTCAAACTTTGTCCTTTAGAGTTCACCATATTGTACAACTTCGAGCTTCGCTAATTGGAGGAGCAAGACGTGCTCGGGCTATTCCCGTGTTCAAAACGTGTGTTTCCTAGACCAGATTgcacataaaaaataatgacgTTCTCAGTATtgcaataattatattttagtGCATTTTCGTGGGGCCATTGAACTCCACACTTGTGAAAAGGTCCACGTCTAGAAACAcctgttttgaaaatttatgttcGTCGTGCCTATGAGGATTTGGGGTTTTGAgtagttaaaatttaatggcAAATCCAATAAAGATTCACAGGGAATCCGGGCAAATTAAGCAACTTAATCAGTGAAGTCGTCAACAAACAGTTACCTAATCTATTTACGATGTTGTTGATGTTCGGTATCAGAAAAAtgcgtttaatttaattagaccTGACAGCggaaacaaacataaatttgATAATGAAGCGAAGATTTTAAGTGATTATAGAAGCGTGCTGCTAACGGGACTATTCATTACGATGATTGCTCTCAAGAATgggctttattttaattcagCATGTTGTTAGCAAAATTGCCCATAGTTATCGCCTAATAAAATATCTCATCCTGTCTAGGTATATTCCATAAAGGTATTTCGAGTTTAGTTGTGAACGGATGCCTTAAAATTAGTCAAAGCGGTAGCATTTACTCACCAATCGGGTGATAACGGTACACctaaaaaatttgttgcaattAAATGAACTGATATTCTCATCACTTCTAGTCCAATCaatagagacataaaaatggctccaccttgcaaaaggtacagaaaagtttatacttggcaggtattttctattaggcatattattaatattgccgagtttgcgaccttggggggttgccgctcgccccgccatactggagaataggggtgtaaaatcacatgtctgcgattatttcattatccgtgcgagatacgtctatctaagttattataaaaaatgtagagcgtACAAttatctacattttttgttcttgtacaatttactaacaataacgagtgttcaaataaatGTGTGGTCAAGCAAGCCATGATTTTCTCTCTTCCAAATGTAGGTCGTCTCTTTAGTTGACAAATCCTTCAAATAAACAACTTCATTTGTTgcaataaatgacaaattgaagtattttatataattttcctaACTCTAAATACGTATTGATGGTCGTCCGCAACCACTTTTTCGTCCTATACTTTCTGTTCCacgaaatatttgacagctgatgaagaTACGTTATTGGAAACCAAAGCAGACAATGAATCACATCTTTTTATATATAATATCGTCCATGGTTACCTAAGACTTTTAACTATTCATAAATACTGCACGAGGTCTGCTTAGgaggtttttaaaaaataaaagttgttaATCAGTGTACTTACGACATTATATAGTTTAGCAACTGACTATACATTTTATTAGTATTAATTAAAGATAAACAAACTAGagatgaaaaataataaatactatTGTTTGATATTAGGTGTACATACCTACATTTGTCTTTACttaatcttatttttttttggttcttTGTTCATTAAagattaaacaaatttaatataatCACAAATCacaacacaatttattaacttGGTTGATAAGAgtattatttgtgtttggcAGACAATTCTTTAAAAcgccaaaaattaatttttaagcaGTCATAAGTTTGAGTGACAAGTAATTTCGTGCAgtcaaattagaaaaatatggATCAAACAATGAaacaaaatatgcaaaaattaaaattctgttTCCTTTGAAAGATATTTTATAGTTCAATAAAGAACTTtgatattgattttattgtATACTATATATtttgatatacagggtatttcacgagtgataatgagtccggcggaattgaaaatgcaacacaCAATACgtatttgcaaagttaacgtggatatttgttttttgatttaaaaaacataaaatatagCTAGCTATGCAgcttcgtaaattttgacgtaaACGTCATTCGtttggttaaattaaattgtgaagaaacgaagagtttttgggaaaatgtttattattattattgtctgcataaacaCGCAACAgcggaataattttaattacattcTCCATAAATCAGAATCATCTCTGTTTTCTCATCATTCgattacattttaatcgtggtattttaactttttcagtTGTAAAGTCGTCATcaagaaatagtcaattttgacttaaattgtaaatcatctTACAATAATAGAGGAAATTGttttataactaccataaataataaGAAAGTCAGTTTGAGATCACAGAAGGAATATTTAGAACCTGAGTAATATTTTCCTTGAGCcggcactgcacaacaaaggggcaataaaaATAGAGGGAATAaggaattatttatggtagttataagacggttttctctcctattgtaaaatgatttacaatttaagtcaaaccTGATTATTTCTTGACGACGactttaacaaataaaattactggaagcaaagccatcatggatttataatttcattttaagaCAATACGATACATATAGTgaaacttttttaataaagaattgtcagtgtcaaaatgaagtaaaaaaccatactgtaccaccctaaaatttggacatatggaccagctgtataacaattagacaccaaatcatggttaaggttatgttcacttcacttcccgtacctttcttccgtgaattcatttcaaaacaaatttaatgagaaatcaggagaaaccttttcgaatttgaaataaactctctctcgttagggcgcaggctcagttacagttggcttcaaaaaaaacgggaaatgaaatttgacctaatgtgaactgaaaatttaatttgtcaatttatgttaatttgtgtctgtttgacagtagtatttctgacacataagtgcaattttttaacctaaattctaaaaggccgtttcaaactataaaaatttaataaaatctgacagaactttttttgacagttcccgttttttttaaagtcaaccgtacataaaaaaaatgttgacactcaatgtgagcaatcgtattatcatgaaaatcacagtttggctcataccaacaagacaacgttttgacaattgtttattaaaaaaattcaactatacatgactgattcacataactttccgagcctaacgaaatttaaatgcaggTAGTAATACCTTATTCAGTGATAACTTGATACCTTTATTTACTATGAAATCTGGACACTCCTGGCATTATTGACAATATTGACAATCACTTGACAGTTCCTTTTTATTTCATTCTGAAatgatttttgttaattaaaatgtgctccAATGACGAAAGGATCGATATGATATTGATATGTGATGAGtcagtttcttaaaaaaaaaaaatacatattgtcaattattgtcattattaaatttttataattgagacttTTGTGGGGGATGTCCAAACTCCAAACCatataaaactttaaaataatgtatgtttttggatcaagttatgaatgaaaaatgtattgttggctgtatttaaatttcgtcagggttggaaagttatgtgaatcagtctgtccgtatttaaaatagccacgttaaaactttggaaatgtattgtgagttgcattttcaattccgccgggctcattatcactcgtgaaataccctgcaTTTTTGTGATCATACAAAATGACTTGAAAAATcttcattaaatttaatgattttggATTAATGTGCCATGTAAACATTTGAAAGACTAGTAATGTAAATTGgcttatttaataataatccaCGTCACCATTAATATCACTTAGTAGAGCTGTTACAATGTTAATTTATCGTCCTCTTATTACGGTAAATATTTTGCTACATGTTTAACGTTGCTCGGATGCTTAATCAAAATAGGCGCCGCACAGGAAGAGCACAATTGAAGATAAATGTCTACAATTCATGGTGCTTTCCTAATTATCTTGCAAAACAGCGTATACGTGaggcattttaaaaaattatacaatcCTACAACATGACAACATTGAAAACTTTCAGGAATTGACATGAAATAGTGTTCGTCCTTATTAGGCAGATGGTAAGGATTATTCTAATTTAACATAAATTAGGTGAACTAAACAAATGATACTGAATTACACAGCGacacaataatattttactgaaatggttttttgtaatattcaGTGCAATTTTCTAGTAATTTCAGTGCTTTCAACAATGGTCGAACACGGCATCAAGGTGTGGTAAGTAAGCTTTTAATgcaataaaaatcaatatgCAGGGTTGGTCGCGTGACAAAGCTAATAATAAACGAACTAGAAAACACTGAAAACGGCTCCGGTTTTCCTCGCTATTCTTTGTTTGAGCCGCACAAAATTGAAAGCGGAAGATTATAAAATAGACAATTAAATTCGTTCGATCAATTTGCAacattaatgtaaaatttaaaatcggCCAAGCAAATAAACAAGTGAAAGAGTGGTATCCGGTCGTTGAAAAAGCTTTCAGCGTTATTTTGGGTTCAACTTCTGGCTGCAATTACTAATAATAACATGACGAGTTCTGGATGGGCATGTGGCATACTAAAATAAATACTTCACATATGATTGCAGTTTTGATAATTGCTCAAGTTTCGTCATAAATTTCTAAAACGTTTGACACTTGAAAGCGGTTACTACTTTTGGCACGCGCATTGAGGACCTCGTttatgaattaaaatttaattaggaACTTCCGTTTCGAATAAATGTGTTCGAAAAAGGAATCgatgtaatttaaattttcttaccTCTTCACCTTTACTGTTATGATATCGTATCCATTTCGATAGTCTGGGGCGCCAATATTCCAGCATGTAAGCTTCCGCATATTCAATTCCCACCCCGTTACCAAAACGACCTTGGGTTCCAGTTGCTGTTATCATGTGAACGGTTTTCAGGTCTATTTGGATCCATTCTTCGGGCTCCGTTGTTGCCTGCTTCAAAGGGCACCAAGCACCACCATTTCTATCGGTTCGAAcccttaaaataaataaagaacatGTTCTGATTATTTCTGGCGATCAAAAGAAAGACTTGTTAAAGAGCTTTCGCAGGCTAGCTCTGACCGGTCGTTGAGCGAAGCGGTTTTATCGTTTCATGACGCACGGTTAATTCCGagctttttaaatttaattacattacGACTCTATTTTTAAACGACGCTATCTTGGATCGAGCAAATGTGCTTCTGCTTTTTAGTTGTTAAATCTAATAATCAACTCTTATCTATTAAAGTTCTTTCCTGTGATTATTCTCTTGTTGAggagaaatataaaaaaaccAATTGATCACTTAATACTTGTTCGAACATTCCTACTTTTCAACAAAAAGAGGAAAGTGTGCGCCATAAAAGCTCTGAAGTTTCCTCGCCGTTGTACTTTAAGAACGGTCTCTGGGGCACTTCTATCCATTATTCATTGATTCCTTCTGCAAAAGTCCTGAATAGGTGGACGAAAAAGTATTTTAGGCTAAATATTTGCCTATTTAGATTGTCCGCACCTCTATAATCCCTATCAGTTTGGGTCCGTATAAATCTACGTGTGGTGAACAGATTTACTCGTTAGAAATCGATTAGCGTACACGAACATAGTACAACAAGTACAACAAAATGGCAATTATAAAAACATGGATCCGAGAATTAACACTATGATTAAATCGTAATTTACTGTGGTAAGAAATATCGTGCAATATTGTAAATTTGTTAGTACGTAAtgcacaaattaattttatgaatTGTGAACGTAATTTTGTTACTAGGCAGGTTTGCAATTTATTAGCTGAAAGGGAAAAGAATACATACTGGTAGAAGGCCATTAATTCAACAAACatatttcacattttcaaaaagtacattccattc encodes:
- the LOC138124421 gene encoding discoidin domain-containing receptor 2-like isoform X1; this translates as MKRLHKLRLTILLLLHASLNEAVDPSQCIAPLGMENGAIKDGDITASSSFDSGNVGPHHGRVRTDRNGGAWCPLKQATTEPEEWIQIDLKTVHMITATGTQGRFGNGVGIEYAEAYMLEYWRPRLSKWIRYHNSKGEEVLTANINTYLESKKDLDPPIWGSKIRFYPYSYHKRTVCMRVELYGCRWTDGIVSYSMPQGDKRGSNWEFYDFGYDGHWDGDELKHGLGQLIDGKFGHDDFKTDFYNEGQTWVGWKNDTRQNKPIEIKFEFDRVREFSAVHIFCNNQFTKDVQVFSHAKVMFSVGGKRFKGEPITYEYMEDRIFENARNISIKLHHRVGRFVKIQLHFAAKWLLVSEITFDSVVAHGNFTVESEPTTVPSVKGHSGDRHHEHKIEIPVPNKINEPAYLTIIVIGLAFIILLLGGVIYLIIHRFRNRKFFRSPNSSNIGFPGDTLPHLQPESVLGMSEKGSSIEAYGVTEIEDYRRSHGTLKSSLRSTLPLPHPGHMSENNEYQEPYQALKYAPYYSYSSVVMEMQDVMPNSIKKCPIQQIDAYDYAIPEPGTLPLLGSDNTLPMTRSRISSVSLKSQKMNSRNSHSEGKKSPTQQEALTALKKRLDDTQLMEFPRHRLRMLSKLSEGAFGTVYIAEADGIAEYSSSISIGTRLVAIKFLGENATEKEKYMKDFYRDVRILAALEDPNIARVLGICSQEEPICVVMEYLDHGDLCQFLKTHVAAENNSSLPYGVKSLSFNCLLYMGAQIASGMRYLESLNFVHRDLATRNCLVGKGYQIKICDFGTYNEVYINDYYKVDGNTPLPIRWMAWESVYQAKYTTKSDVWAFAVTLWEILSLCRRPPYDSLPDPEVMENLAHMHCDDGQYMYLPRPTASKDIYDLMLECWRRKDVERPSFREIHIFLQRKNLGYAPT
- the LOC138124421 gene encoding discoidin domain-containing receptor 2-like isoform X2; protein product: MKRLHKLRLTILLLLHASLNEAVDPSQCIAPLGMENGAIKDGDITASSSFDSGNVGPHHGRVRTDRNGGAWCPLKQATTEPEEWIQIDLKTVHMITATGTQGRFGNGVGIEYAEAYMLEYWRPRLSKWIRYHNSKGEEVLTANINTYLESKKDLDPPIWGSKIRFYPYSYHKRTVCMRVELYGCRWTDGIVSYSMPQGDKRGSNWEFYDFGYDGHWDGDELKHGLGQLIDGKFGHDDFKTDFYNEGQTWVGWKNDTRQNKPIEIKFEFDRVREFSAVHIFCNNQFTKDVQVFSHAKVMFSVGGKRFKGEPITYEYMEDRIFENARNISIKLHHRVGRFVKIQLHFAAKWLLVSEITFDSVVAHGNFTVESEPTTVPSVKGHSGDRHHEHKIEIPVPNKINEPAYLTIIVIGLAFIILLLGGVIYLIIHRFRNRKFFRSPNSSNIGFPGDTLPHLQPESVLGMSEKGSSIEAYGVTEIEDYRRSHGTLKSSLRSTLPLPHPGHMSENNEYQEPYQALKYAPYYSYSSVVMEMQDVMPNSIKKCPIQQIDAYDYAIPEPGTLPLLGSDNTLPMTRSRISSVSLKSQKMNSRNSHSEGKKSPTQQEALTALKKRLDDTQLMEFPRHRLRMLSKLSEGAFGTVYIAEADGIAEYSSSISIGTRLVAIKFLGENATEKEKKDFYRDVRILAALEDPNIARVLGICSQEEPICVVMEYLDHGDLCQFLKTHVAAENNSSLPYGVKSLSFNCLLYMGAQIASGMRYLESLNFVHRDLATRNCLVGKGYQIKICDFGTYNEVYINDYYKVDGNTPLPIRWMAWESVYQAKYTTKSDVWAFAVTLWEILSLCRRPPYDSLPDPEVMENLAHMHCDDGQYMYLPRPTASKDIYDLMLECWRRKDVERPSFREIHIFLQRKNLGYAPT